A genomic region of Novipirellula aureliae contains the following coding sequences:
- a CDS encoding proprotein convertase P-domain-containing protein translates to MILYIHSATRRVHVLRLYLPRAVVAAVLMLQATMLYGQSGLRDSLERLDRNQNGKIDPDEITPLARPYLERIGKTRRLSLDRPNGIEKWQEAARIYHAFQNGVKDDRIVIENQGGVLSFGAEPDEPLIPEFGLAGAIYPYTQADLDEADGTLRRYDRNRDGSIDRDEAQRAKWTHRDPFEQDSNRDGKLNRLELAQRYARRRLVSNDSGELIKKAIRVGNGIAPANDNPKSQNRRNWWEQRDRYYLTSSVLGRFDLNKNGQLDPAETTSLGIPISRIDANRDGTLSREELNAHFTMLQDEAGDIAQGLPTWFYERDLDRDGQVSMSEFTEEWTEELMDEFTQLDMNDDGLLTTFEVVRSKAMVGGSYVSGQAEVLAPRKSTISEIVVDEDYPIGNLKVQLSITHTNVSSLDGYLMGPDGQRIELFTGVGGSDDHFNDTVFDDDSRYPITKARPPFEGTFIPEGALKRQPSLSYFRGQSVKGVWQLVISGTRNDRFGMLHHWALLVEPQEQFPGAEVASDPQP, encoded by the coding sequence ATGATTCTTTACATTCATTCCGCTACACGACGCGTCCATGTGCTCCGTTTGTATTTGCCTCGGGCCGTCGTCGCCGCCGTGTTGATGCTTCAAGCTACCATGCTCTACGGCCAATCCGGCCTGCGAGACTCACTCGAGCGTCTCGATCGAAACCAAAATGGGAAAATCGATCCCGATGAGATCACTCCGTTGGCACGCCCGTATCTGGAGCGGATCGGAAAAACTCGCCGGTTGTCACTCGATCGCCCAAACGGAATCGAGAAATGGCAAGAAGCCGCTAGAATTTACCATGCTTTTCAAAACGGCGTCAAAGATGATCGAATCGTCATTGAGAACCAAGGCGGTGTGCTGTCTTTTGGAGCGGAGCCAGATGAACCGCTGATACCAGAGTTTGGATTGGCGGGGGCCATCTATCCCTACACGCAAGCGGATTTAGATGAAGCCGATGGAACCTTGCGGCGCTACGACCGAAACCGGGATGGTTCGATTGACCGCGACGAAGCACAACGAGCAAAATGGACGCACCGTGATCCCTTTGAACAAGACAGCAATCGCGATGGCAAACTAAACCGCTTGGAATTGGCGCAACGCTACGCACGTCGCCGTTTGGTCTCCAATGATTCAGGCGAACTTATCAAAAAAGCGATTCGGGTCGGTAATGGCATCGCACCAGCCAACGACAATCCCAAGTCACAAAACCGAAGAAATTGGTGGGAACAAAGAGACCGCTACTACTTAACCTCGTCGGTGCTGGGCCGTTTTGATCTGAACAAGAACGGGCAACTCGATCCTGCGGAAACGACTAGCCTTGGGATTCCAATAAGCCGCATCGATGCCAATCGCGATGGAACGTTGTCTCGTGAGGAGCTGAATGCTCACTTCACGATGCTCCAAGACGAAGCAGGTGATATCGCCCAAGGCTTGCCAACTTGGTTCTACGAACGCGATCTCGATCGAGACGGCCAAGTTTCCATGTCCGAATTCACCGAAGAGTGGACCGAGGAACTGATGGACGAGTTTACGCAACTGGACATGAATGACGATGGCCTCCTGACAACATTCGAAGTCGTTCGCTCCAAAGCAATGGTCGGCGGCAGTTACGTTAGTGGGCAAGCCGAAGTCTTGGCGCCCCGCAAGTCAACCATCTCTGAAATCGTGGTTGACGAGGATTATCCGATTGGTAATTTGAAAGTCCAATTGTCAATTACCCATACCAACGTTTCCTCGCTCGATGGCTACTTGATGGGACCCGACGGCCAGCGGATTGAGTTGTTTACGGGCGTCGGCGGCAGTGACGATCACTTCAACGATACCGTCTTTGATGATGATTCTCGTTATCCAATCACCAAAGCAAGACCTCCCTTCGAAGGAACGTTTATTCCCGAGGGCGCGTTGAAGAGACAACCAAGCTTGAGCTATTTTCGAGGCCAGAGCGTGAAGGGTGTTTGGCAATTAGTGATCAGTGGAACGCGTAACGACCGGTTTGGTATGTTGCACCACTGGGCGTTACTGGTCGAACCTCAAGAGCAATTTCCTGGTGCGGAAGTGGCGAGCGATCCGCAGCCATAG
- a CDS encoding secretin N-terminal domain-containing protein: MDPFTLDFTEKGRIGFGYLLYYGLSSERESHLKLLSFAPHPPSQILPPVAMYTGIDPMFHLHTHRWRQSYFLFLVGLLVAGPMVRTRSAFAQQDLPRQPIPVQTGDSEVIATAVSETAVSETAVSATAVSETAAFETAEASKKALPELAPGLVRFSFEGTPWREVVRWITDEADLALHVGDLPPGSFTYSDPNAFTVQAAIDRINLFLLAEGFTLVRSGDLLSVINLADPRSMQQLDVLAKFVTAEQLSAIDGDTPLGDHDVVKCLFPLGERDAEDAVREIKTLQLMMEPKVLSQTNQLILTDTVSKLRSVLAILKAFKQEEMTNGTIVKSFSLQHCTTEDILTVARPHLGLATGEMIGIDVSLSSDLAGKNLFVTGVEDKVNLIEGLVEAIDQPKQDPQETNAAMEFRTHFVEGGNLQTIYNVLQTLLAGQTVRLSIDESAGSIVALATPTVQKEIAQTVAQMQASEAAFEVIPLHTVDPYVAIGLIEGMLDLPDEFDDPKQIDPDAPKIDADPANMRLFVRAKKHQIDQIKAIVAGLEQNGSLQNNDTMRVFPLQGSEAERLVKTAAKFWRGTNPIVLLSPASMTDEHVFERVVGEDPSLTNPNDENADAMEGDAEHQLDRFYGIQSPSETRTLTSLPNRNGSPIQCQVSTRGLILESEDTEALDRFEQYLKTLSGPVHSVASPPIVFYLKHTKSDDALQMLGELLDGGESAKEASTSGLVNGYVSRSSSSSLLGSLVRSNDGTTTMTSGSITVVSDPRLNRLIAQGNSAEIELIENYLRIIDKDQSLTSIETYGSSHVIELVNTDVKEVADAVREAFAGRINDGKSGSAGSAQAAMRSQNNQNANNQRNGGKPARNVPASKAARDLEPKITLATHAQSNSLIVTAPDALFQEVKQLAETIDARGERAIEVITPINSEVFGELMQQVLLGEPVPRSNRNSSRDRNPSRNNSSRDNRR, translated from the coding sequence ATGGATCCTTTTACGCTGGACTTTACCGAAAAGGGTCGTATTGGTTTCGGTTATCTGCTATACTATGGTTTAAGCTCCGAACGAGAGTCTCACCTGAAATTGCTCTCGTTCGCTCCCCACCCCCCCTCCCAAATCCTCCCTCCCGTTGCGATGTATACTGGCATTGATCCAATGTTTCACCTGCACACCCACCGCTGGCGTCAATCTTATTTCCTGTTCCTTGTTGGCCTGCTCGTGGCCGGACCGATGGTTCGCACGCGTTCTGCTTTCGCTCAGCAGGATCTACCCCGCCAACCGATTCCGGTCCAGACGGGCGATTCTGAAGTTATCGCAACCGCTGTTTCCGAAACCGCTGTTTCCGAAACCGCTGTTTCCGCAACCGCTGTTTCCGAAACCGCTGCCTTCGAAACCGCTGAGGCTTCGAAGAAAGCACTCCCTGAATTGGCTCCAGGCTTGGTCCGGTTTTCTTTTGAAGGCACTCCTTGGCGAGAAGTCGTTCGTTGGATAACCGACGAAGCCGACCTCGCACTCCACGTCGGAGATTTGCCGCCGGGAAGCTTTACTTATTCCGACCCGAATGCGTTTACCGTTCAAGCAGCGATCGATCGAATCAACCTGTTTCTGCTAGCCGAGGGTTTTACACTCGTGCGAAGTGGCGACTTATTGTCGGTCATCAATTTGGCGGATCCGCGAAGCATGCAGCAACTGGATGTATTGGCAAAGTTCGTCACGGCTGAGCAATTGTCTGCAATCGATGGTGACACACCCCTTGGCGATCACGATGTCGTCAAATGCTTGTTCCCGTTGGGAGAGAGGGATGCCGAAGATGCGGTTCGTGAAATCAAAACGTTGCAGCTAATGATGGAACCCAAGGTTCTTTCGCAAACCAATCAATTGATTTTGACCGACACCGTGTCGAAACTGCGTAGCGTGCTGGCAATTCTAAAAGCCTTCAAACAAGAAGAGATGACGAACGGAACCATCGTAAAGAGCTTTTCGCTTCAGCATTGCACGACCGAAGACATCTTGACGGTTGCTCGGCCTCACCTCGGTTTGGCGACGGGCGAAATGATAGGGATCGACGTCAGTTTGTCCTCCGATCTGGCGGGTAAGAATCTGTTCGTGACGGGCGTCGAAGATAAAGTGAATTTGATTGAGGGGTTGGTTGAAGCGATCGACCAACCCAAACAAGATCCTCAAGAAACAAACGCTGCGATGGAGTTCCGCACCCACTTTGTCGAAGGTGGCAATCTGCAAACGATCTACAATGTGCTGCAAACACTACTCGCCGGACAAACCGTCCGACTTTCGATCGACGAATCGGCCGGCAGTATCGTGGCGCTGGCTACCCCCACGGTGCAAAAGGAAATCGCCCAAACCGTTGCCCAAATGCAAGCCTCGGAGGCAGCGTTCGAAGTGATTCCCCTGCACACCGTTGACCCCTACGTTGCCATCGGTTTGATCGAGGGGATGCTCGATTTACCCGATGAGTTTGATGACCCTAAACAGATTGACCCCGATGCTCCCAAAATCGATGCGGACCCCGCAAACATGCGTTTGTTCGTGCGAGCGAAGAAGCATCAAATCGATCAAATCAAGGCGATCGTAGCGGGACTCGAGCAAAACGGATCTCTGCAGAATAACGACACCATGCGGGTCTTTCCCCTGCAAGGTAGCGAAGCCGAACGGTTGGTGAAAACCGCTGCGAAATTTTGGCGAGGCACGAACCCGATTGTCTTGCTTTCGCCAGCCAGCATGACCGATGAACATGTCTTCGAACGGGTCGTCGGCGAGGATCCTTCCCTGACCAACCCCAACGACGAAAACGCTGATGCGATGGAGGGGGATGCCGAGCATCAGCTTGACCGGTTCTACGGTATACAATCACCCTCGGAGACTCGCACGTTGACATCCTTGCCGAACCGAAATGGTTCACCCATTCAATGCCAAGTCAGCACGCGAGGGCTAATCTTGGAATCCGAAGATACCGAAGCTCTCGACCGATTCGAGCAATATCTGAAAACACTGTCGGGGCCAGTCCATTCGGTCGCGTCGCCACCCATCGTTTTCTATCTAAAACACACCAAATCGGACGACGCACTGCAAATGCTTGGTGAACTACTTGATGGAGGCGAGTCGGCTAAAGAAGCGTCCACGTCAGGTCTGGTGAACGGTTATGTTTCAAGAAGCTCTTCTTCGTCCCTTCTAGGCAGTTTGGTCCGATCCAATGACGGGACAACGACGATGACGTCAGGTTCGATTACCGTCGTCTCCGACCCTCGTTTAAACCGATTGATCGCCCAAGGCAACTCGGCAGAAATTGAATTGATCGAGAACTATCTGCGAATCATTGATAAGGACCAAAGCCTCACATCGATCGAAACCTATGGCTCGTCACACGTCATTGAATTGGTCAACACGGATGTCAAGGAAGTCGCCGATGCGGTGCGTGAAGCGTTCGCAGGGCGGATCAACGATGGCAAGTCGGGATCGGCAGGTTCAGCACAGGCGGCGATGAGATCCCAAAACAACCAAAATGCAAACAACCAACGGAATGGCGGCAAACCAGCTCGAAACGTCCCTGCATCGAAGGCAGCTCGCGATTTAGAGCCGAAGATCACCTTGGCAACCCACGCACAAAGTAACTCCTTGATCGTGACCGCCCCCGACGCCTTGTTTCAAGAAGTAAAACAGCTTGCTGAAACAATCGATGCGCGAGGCGAACGGGCCATCGAAGTCATCACGCCGATTAATTCTGAAGTCTTTGGTGAATTGATGCAGCAGGTCTTGCTGGGCGAACCCGTGCCTCGCAGCAATCGCAATTCATCGCGTGACCGTAACCCCTCTCGCAACAATTCCAGCCGCGACAATCGACGTTGA
- a CDS encoding sodium-translocating pyrophosphatase, giving the protein MLVLVVWFGAVVASVIGLFWAFHFYRQMMLASEGNDEMKSIAQSVRDGAGAYLNQQNKVVSIVFVLVTAVLAFAAFQLKVQSGFMPIAFLTGGLFSGLCGWFGMRTATQASSRTANAAINSLNDGLQIAFRSGAVMGLTVVGMGLLYICMWFGVLYWGVPAFADPEHTFSLSELSVTMLSFGMGASAQALFARVGGGIFTKAADVGADLVGKVEQSLKEDSPLNPATIADNVGDNVGDVAGMGADLYESYCGSILAACALGVAAFASGSMVPEGMEVEQAQLRAMMLPIAIAAIGILLSIVGIYAVRTDDNASQKSLLKALDRGINRTTLLIIVASILITSLLIPTVPQTTWFGFLPGVSFSIIVGLLAGWLIGKWTEYSTSDEYSPTQRLAAQAETGPATIIIGGIADGMYSVWFPVFIICLGMFASFGFASGFDFDNDQSFPIGLYGVGIAAVGMLSTLGITLATDAYGPIADNAGGNAEMAGLEPYVRERTDALDSLGNTTAATGKGFAIGSAALTALALFAASVEGVRDGMHRWAGDQVTQSQADGFYKLSDKLVYQKNGDSVTSYLVMPEPGKRAPESWTQIEDGLAIDEQVVLTPLEPLEGEAADAELASNYIIRGCRAPLVDVSTASLRNFLTFFDGNIINPRVLMGIFLGAMSTFLFCAMTMKSVGRAAQEMMLEVRRQFTEDPGILDGSSKPDYQRPIEISTKAAQREMILPSLLGLLMPIVTGLLLGVAGVLGLLAGCLTSGFCLAIFMANSGGSWDNAKKYVEAGHHGGKGTEAHKATVVGDTVGDPFKDTSGPSLNILIKLMSIVSVVAAGLIVRYAL; this is encoded by the coding sequence ATGCTCGTGCTAGTTGTTTGGTTTGGTGCTGTGGTCGCATCGGTCATTGGTCTGTTTTGGGCATTTCATTTTTACCGCCAAATGATGTTGGCGAGTGAAGGCAACGACGAAATGAAAAGCATCGCCCAAAGCGTCCGCGACGGGGCGGGGGCCTATTTGAATCAGCAGAACAAGGTGGTATCGATTGTTTTCGTCCTAGTCACCGCGGTTTTGGCGTTTGCTGCGTTCCAGTTAAAGGTCCAAAGCGGATTTATGCCGATCGCTTTCTTAACAGGCGGCCTGTTCAGCGGATTATGCGGTTGGTTTGGAATGCGAACGGCGACCCAAGCGAGCAGTCGCACGGCAAATGCGGCCATCAATTCGCTCAACGACGGGTTGCAAATCGCTTTTCGAAGTGGTGCGGTGATGGGGTTGACCGTCGTCGGCATGGGGCTGCTCTATATCTGTATGTGGTTCGGCGTGTTGTACTGGGGCGTTCCTGCATTTGCCGATCCCGAACACACGTTCAGCTTGTCTGAGCTTTCGGTTACGATGCTATCGTTCGGAATGGGGGCCAGTGCCCAAGCATTGTTCGCCCGCGTCGGCGGCGGTATTTTTACAAAAGCGGCAGACGTTGGAGCCGACTTGGTGGGCAAAGTCGAACAGAGTCTGAAAGAGGATTCGCCACTCAACCCAGCCACGATTGCCGACAATGTGGGCGACAATGTCGGTGACGTCGCCGGGATGGGGGCCGATTTGTACGAATCCTATTGCGGTTCCATCTTAGCGGCGTGTGCGCTCGGCGTGGCGGCGTTTGCTAGCGGATCCATGGTGCCCGAAGGGATGGAGGTCGAACAGGCGCAACTCCGCGCAATGATGCTGCCGATCGCGATTGCCGCCATTGGAATCCTGCTATCGATCGTGGGCATCTATGCGGTGCGAACCGATGACAATGCTTCTCAAAAATCACTGCTAAAGGCTCTCGATCGCGGCATCAATCGAACGACGCTGCTGATCATCGTCGCTTCCATCTTGATTACATCGCTACTTATCCCCACGGTCCCTCAGACGACATGGTTTGGCTTTTTGCCGGGCGTTTCGTTCAGTATCATTGTCGGATTGTTGGCTGGATGGTTAATCGGTAAATGGACCGAGTACTCCACCAGCGACGAGTACAGTCCGACCCAGCGGTTGGCAGCACAGGCCGAAACAGGCCCCGCCACCATCATAATTGGCGGGATTGCCGATGGAATGTATAGCGTTTGGTTTCCTGTCTTTATCATCTGCCTAGGCATGTTCGCCTCGTTCGGTTTTGCAAGTGGGTTCGACTTTGATAATGATCAATCGTTCCCTATCGGATTGTATGGCGTTGGCATTGCTGCCGTTGGAATGCTTAGCACTCTCGGAATCACGCTGGCCACCGATGCGTACGGGCCAATCGCGGACAACGCGGGCGGCAATGCCGAGATGGCCGGATTGGAACCTTACGTTCGCGAGCGTACCGATGCACTCGACAGTCTAGGGAACACGACCGCAGCAACGGGCAAAGGCTTTGCCATTGGGTCAGCCGCATTAACCGCACTCGCTCTCTTTGCAGCGTCGGTCGAAGGGGTCCGTGATGGAATGCACCGCTGGGCAGGTGACCAGGTGACGCAGTCGCAAGCCGACGGGTTCTATAAGTTGTCCGACAAGTTGGTGTACCAAAAGAACGGCGATTCGGTCACCTCTTATCTCGTCATGCCCGAACCCGGCAAACGGGCTCCCGAATCTTGGACGCAAATTGAAGACGGTTTGGCGATTGATGAACAGGTCGTGCTCACGCCCCTTGAGCCGCTCGAAGGCGAAGCGGCTGACGCTGAGCTAGCGAGTAATTACATTATTCGTGGTTGCCGAGCGCCCTTGGTCGACGTTTCCACCGCATCACTGCGAAACTTTCTGACATTCTTTGACGGCAACATCATCAATCCTCGCGTCTTGATGGGGATTTTCCTGGGCGCGATGAGCACGTTCTTGTTTTGTGCCATGACGATGAAGTCGGTTGGACGAGCGGCTCAGGAAATGATGCTGGAGGTTCGTCGCCAATTTACCGAAGATCCCGGCATTTTGGACGGGTCTTCGAAACCAGACTACCAACGCCCCATCGAAATCAGCACCAAAGCCGCCCAGCGAGAAATGATTCTACCGAGCCTGCTCGGGCTCCTGATGCCGATCGTTACCGGGCTCTTGCTCGGAGTGGCGGGTGTGCTTGGCTTGCTGGCCGGTTGTTTGACGAGTGGATTCTGTTTGGCAATTTTCATGGCCAACAGCGGTGGTAGCTGGGACAATGCCAAGAAGTATGTCGAAGCAGGCCATCATGGAGGCAAGGGCACCGAAGCGCACAAAGCAACGGTTGTCGGTGATACGGTCGGCGACCCATTCAAAGACACCAGCGGCCCGAGCCTGAATATCCTTATCAAGTTGATGAGCATCGTCAGTGTCGTCGCTGCGGGCTTGATCGTTCGTTACGCGCTTTAG